A section of the Gloeobacter violaceus PCC 7421 genome encodes:
- the fba gene encoding class II fructose-bisphosphate aldolase (catalyzes the reversible aldol condensation of dihydroxyacetonephosphate and glyceraldehyde 3-phosphate in the Calvin cycle, glycolysis, and/or gluconeogenesis), translating into MALVPLRVLLDHAAENNYGIPAFNVNNLEQIKAIMDAAREVNSPVILQASRGARKYAGEAFLRHMVLAAVEEYPEIPIVMHQDHGNSPATCYSAIKNGFTSVMMDGSLMEDAKTPASYEYNVEVTAKVTEVAHALGVSVEGELGCLGSLETGAGDKEDGHGFEGTLSHDQLLTDPDEAADFVERTGVDALAIAIGTSHGAYKFSRKPDGAILAIDRIREIHRRLPNTHLVMHGSSSVPQDLQDLINAHGGAIPQTWGVPVTEIQEGIRNGVRKVNVDTDNRLAITAAVREALAKEPAEFDPRKFLIPSMKYMLKVCRDRYVEFGSAEQASKIKQVSLDEMAKRYIAASTMKKAVTV; encoded by the coding sequence ATGGCGCTTGTACCGTTGAGGGTTTTGCTGGATCACGCCGCTGAAAACAACTATGGCATTCCGGCGTTCAACGTCAACAACCTCGAACAAATCAAGGCGATCATGGACGCCGCCCGCGAAGTGAACAGCCCCGTCATCCTGCAGGCGTCGCGCGGCGCCCGCAAATACGCGGGTGAAGCGTTCCTGCGCCACATGGTGCTTGCGGCGGTCGAAGAATACCCCGAGATTCCGATCGTCATGCACCAGGACCACGGCAACAGCCCGGCCACCTGCTACTCGGCCATCAAGAACGGCTTTACGAGCGTGATGATGGACGGTTCGCTGATGGAAGACGCAAAGACCCCGGCGAGCTACGAATACAACGTCGAGGTGACCGCCAAGGTGACCGAGGTGGCCCACGCTCTGGGTGTGAGCGTCGAAGGTGAACTCGGCTGCCTCGGTTCGCTCGAGACCGGCGCCGGCGACAAAGAGGACGGCCACGGCTTCGAGGGCACCCTCTCCCACGACCAGCTTTTGACCGACCCGGATGAGGCGGCCGATTTCGTCGAGCGCACCGGCGTCGACGCCCTCGCCATCGCCATCGGCACCAGCCACGGCGCCTACAAGTTCAGCCGCAAGCCCGACGGCGCCATCCTCGCCATCGACCGCATCCGCGAAATCCACCGCAGGCTCCCCAACACCCACCTGGTCATGCACGGTTCTTCGAGCGTGCCCCAGGATCTCCAAGACCTGATTAATGCCCACGGCGGCGCCATTCCCCAGACCTGGGGAGTACCGGTGACCGAGATTCAAGAAGGCATCCGCAACGGCGTGCGCAAGGTCAATGTCGATACCGACAACCGCCTGGCGATCACCGCTGCGGTGCGCGAAGCCCTCGCTAAAGAACCCGCCGAGTTCGACCCGCGCAAGTTCTTGATTCCTTCGATGAAGTATATGCTGAAGGTCTGCCGCGACCGCTACGTCGAGTTCGGCTCCGCCGAGCAGGCGAGCAAAATCAAGCAGGTCTCCCTCGATGAGATGGCCAAGCGCTACATCGCCGCAAGCACCATGAAAAAGGCCGTCACGGTCTAA
- the sds gene encoding solanesyl diphosphate synthase, with translation MSVVSAANWSALVEDDLSQMTRNLKNLLGTKHPVLYAAAEHLFNAGGKRIRPALVLLVSRATAAYGEPTERHRRLAEITEMIHTASLVHDDVIDTSAVRRGIDTVNSRFGNRVAVLAGDYLFGMASAYLARLGSLEVVELLGIVISHFGEGELLQSTLQFDSDLTFEQYIDKSFYKTASLMAGTSRAAAVLSESPAAVCEALYEYGRHLGIAFQVIDDLLDFTGSTAKLGKPAGSDLRDGNLTAPVLYALEESPHLSGLIERQFEQKGDLEKALSLIHASRALERTRELAETHARRAVTSLDTLSPSPAREALKDLVGHTVSRLY, from the coding sequence ATGAGCGTGGTGTCCGCAGCGAACTGGTCGGCCCTGGTCGAAGACGACTTAAGCCAGATGACGCGCAATTTGAAGAATCTGCTGGGGACGAAGCATCCGGTTCTGTATGCAGCGGCTGAGCACCTGTTCAACGCGGGCGGCAAGCGCATCCGCCCGGCGCTGGTGCTTTTGGTCTCGCGGGCGACGGCGGCCTACGGCGAGCCGACCGAGCGGCACCGCCGTCTGGCTGAAATTACCGAGATGATCCACACTGCGTCGCTGGTGCACGACGATGTCATCGACACCAGCGCCGTGCGCCGCGGCATCGACACGGTCAATTCCCGCTTCGGCAACCGGGTGGCGGTGCTGGCGGGGGACTATTTGTTCGGGATGGCCTCGGCCTACCTGGCCCGCCTGGGCAGCCTGGAGGTGGTCGAGCTGTTGGGAATTGTCATCTCGCACTTCGGCGAGGGCGAACTGTTGCAGAGCACGCTGCAGTTCGACTCGGACCTGACCTTCGAGCAGTACATCGACAAGAGCTTTTATAAGACCGCTTCGTTGATGGCAGGCACTTCGAGGGCGGCGGCGGTGCTCTCCGAGAGCCCAGCGGCCGTCTGCGAAGCGCTCTACGAGTACGGTCGCCACCTGGGCATCGCCTTTCAGGTAATCGACGACCTGCTGGATTTCACTGGTTCGACCGCCAAACTGGGCAAACCCGCCGGTTCGGACCTGCGCGACGGCAATCTCACCGCCCCGGTGCTCTACGCCCTCGAAGAGTCGCCTCACCTGAGCGGCCTCATCGAGCGCCAGTTCGAGCAGAAGGGCGATCTTGAAAAGGCCCTTTCGCTGATCCATGCCAGCCGTGCGCTGGAGCGCACCCGCGAGCTTGCAGAAACCCACGCCCGCCGGGCGGTGACCTCTCTCGACACTCTCTCCCCCTCCCCGGCGCGCGAAGCGCTCAAAGATTTGGTCGGACACACCGTCAGCCGGCTGTACTGA
- a CDS encoding phosphoribosylanthranilate isomerase: MRVKICGFTDPGQAQAAARLGVHALGFVCVPGTPRYVDAARLREIAAALPPFTFKVGVFVDAPVEAMRAAVEAGELQGVQLHGEESPETCAHLARTLPGILRIKALRVREPADLEKIALYVDAIEAVLLDAWHPTQAGGTGRTLDWKALQGFCPALPWMLSGGLRADNLAQALDILTPDAVDLSSGVENGVPGQKDLSKITQILHIAQGNTGQRRPPLCDGT; this comes from the coding sequence ATGCGCGTAAAAATCTGCGGCTTCACCGACCCGGGCCAAGCCCAGGCCGCCGCCCGGTTGGGAGTGCACGCCCTGGGCTTTGTCTGTGTCCCCGGCACCCCCCGCTATGTGGACGCGGCCCGCCTGCGCGAGATCGCCGCCGCCCTGCCGCCGTTCACCTTCAAAGTCGGCGTCTTCGTGGATGCGCCCGTTGAGGCGATGCGCGCCGCGGTGGAAGCGGGCGAGCTGCAGGGGGTCCAGCTCCACGGCGAGGAGAGCCCCGAGACCTGCGCTCACCTGGCGCGGACGCTTCCTGGGATTTTGCGGATCAAGGCTCTGCGCGTCCGGGAACCGGCGGACCTCGAAAAGATCGCACTGTACGTGGATGCCATCGAAGCGGTCCTACTCGACGCCTGGCATCCCACCCAGGCGGGCGGGACAGGACGAACCCTCGACTGGAAGGCGCTGCAGGGGTTTTGCCCGGCGCTGCCGTGGATGCTTTCGGGCGGTCTGCGGGCCGACAATCTGGCCCAAGCCCTGGACATCCTGACACCCGATGCGGTTGACCTGTCGAGCGGCGTCGAGAATGGGGTACCTGGACAAAAAGATCTGAGCAAAATCACTCAGATCTTGCACATCGCCCAAGGCAACACCGGGCAACGCCGACCGCCCCTTTGCGATGGAACGTGA
- a CDS encoding SpoIID/LytB domain-containing protein: MKPGPALLLWVLLLAFAAPLQAFPLRVLVEGPQSTLKIVVSVPAQLRQDNGTAVDLVPGQWFTVRRESSGVVQLPPEGLVLVGDRWYPESVQFRRLHGGLVAINFVDSETYLRGVVPREMPSSYGDQALMAQAVAARTYALTSWVRRKHGPHYDLVDTVTDQVYGGFARYNPRTGKSTLLTHPRTDRAVAATRDQFLDYSKAQGFYRAEGIAGWVRYGEYSLPVPKGLLLSQKVSQMMAQAGWNYHDILAYWYKSHVYQIAFPK, encoded by the coding sequence ATGAAGCCCGGACCCGCCCTGCTGCTTTGGGTGTTGTTGCTCGCCTTTGCCGCTCCATTGCAGGCTTTTCCGCTTCGGGTACTGGTGGAAGGGCCGCAGTCTACGCTCAAAATCGTCGTCTCCGTTCCGGCCCAACTGCGCCAGGACAACGGCACGGCAGTCGACCTCGTTCCCGGTCAATGGTTTACTGTTCGGCGCGAAAGTAGCGGGGTCGTACAGTTGCCCCCCGAAGGATTGGTGCTGGTGGGGGATCGCTGGTATCCCGAGAGCGTGCAGTTTCGCCGGCTTCATGGGGGGCTTGTCGCTATCAACTTTGTCGATTCGGAGACCTATTTGCGCGGGGTGGTGCCCCGGGAGATGCCCTCAAGCTACGGCGATCAGGCCCTGATGGCTCAGGCGGTGGCGGCGCGCACGTACGCACTCACCAGTTGGGTACGCCGCAAGCACGGTCCCCACTACGACCTGGTGGACACGGTCACCGACCAGGTCTACGGCGGCTTTGCCAGATACAACCCCCGCACCGGCAAAAGCACCCTGCTCACTCACCCGCGCACCGACCGGGCCGTGGCCGCCACGCGCGATCAGTTTCTCGACTACTCGAAGGCCCAGGGTTTCTACCGCGCCGAGGGCATCGCCGGTTGGGTGCGCTACGGCGAATACTCGCTTCCCGTTCCCAAAGGCCTTCTGCTGAGCCAAAAGGTGTCCCAGATGATGGCCCAGGCGGGCTGGAACTACCACGACATCCTCGCCTACTGGTACAAAAGCCACGTCTACCAGATCGCTTTTCCCAAATAA
- the gpmI gene encoding 2,3-bisphosphoglycerate-independent phosphoglycerate mutase: MAFMGTSSAVHPAILVILDGWGYREQTDGNAVAAAKTPIFDALKASYPFTLIHTSGKAVGLPRGQMGNSEVGHLNLGAGRMVPQELVRISDAVEEGTLLSNPELLRLCRTVRERGGKLHGVGLVSDGGVHSHIEHLFGLLDLAKREGFETLFIHGMSDGRDTPPTSGVAYFEKLEARIAETGFGTIATLGGRYFGMDRDRRWDRTEAMYRVMTETGPGTGKRASETLRESHAAGKTDEFVLPVRLAAGAVEPGDGVIYFNFRPDRARQLTRAFVQADFDGFVRPYLDPLAFLTFTQYDATLPVAVAFAPQSLDNLLGQVIAHHGLRQFRIAETEKYAHVTYFFNGGIETPLPGEERSMIQSPLVPTYDLKPEMAAREVTDHAVAAIETRQYSLIVINYANPDMVGHTGNFDATVKAVETVDACIGRLVEACVRAGGTMLLTADHGNAELMWDEQGNPWTAHTTNPVPFILIESEGLKIPGWGTDVQLRAGGSLGDIAPTILEILGLPQPAEMTGRSLLGESEIEIRTPRSPLRVGL, translated from the coding sequence ATGGCATTTATGGGCACTTCTAGCGCAGTCCATCCAGCGATTCTGGTCATCCTCGACGGTTGGGGCTACCGCGAGCAGACCGACGGCAACGCCGTCGCCGCCGCCAAAACTCCGATCTTCGACGCGCTCAAAGCCAGCTATCCTTTTACACTCATCCACACCAGCGGCAAGGCGGTCGGTCTGCCGCGCGGGCAGATGGGCAACTCCGAAGTCGGCCACCTCAACCTGGGTGCGGGCCGGATGGTCCCCCAGGAGCTCGTGCGCATCTCCGACGCGGTCGAAGAAGGCACGCTGCTTTCCAACCCCGAACTGCTGCGTCTCTGCCGCACGGTGCGCGAGCGGGGCGGCAAGCTGCATGGGGTGGGCCTCGTCTCCGACGGCGGTGTCCACTCCCACATCGAGCATCTGTTTGGGCTATTGGACCTTGCCAAGCGGGAGGGTTTTGAAACGCTGTTTATCCACGGGATGAGTGACGGTCGTGACACTCCTCCCACTTCGGGTGTTGCGTACTTCGAGAAGCTCGAAGCCCGCATCGCCGAAACGGGCTTCGGCACGATTGCTACTCTGGGTGGCCGTTACTTTGGGATGGACCGCGATCGCCGCTGGGATCGCACCGAGGCGATGTACCGGGTGATGACCGAGACCGGCCCCGGCACGGGTAAACGCGCCTCCGAGACCTTGCGCGAGAGCCACGCCGCCGGCAAGACCGACGAATTCGTATTGCCGGTGCGCCTGGCTGCCGGTGCGGTCGAACCCGGTGATGGGGTGATCTACTTCAACTTCCGCCCCGACCGGGCGCGCCAGCTCACCCGCGCCTTCGTGCAGGCGGACTTCGACGGTTTCGTGCGCCCCTACCTCGACCCGCTCGCCTTTCTCACCTTCACCCAGTACGACGCAACCTTGCCGGTGGCAGTGGCTTTTGCGCCCCAGAGCCTCGACAACCTCCTGGGTCAGGTGATTGCCCACCATGGCCTGCGGCAGTTCCGCATCGCCGAGACCGAGAAGTACGCCCACGTCACCTATTTCTTTAACGGCGGCATCGAGACGCCCCTGCCCGGCGAGGAGCGCTCGATGATCCAGAGCCCCCTGGTGCCCACTTACGATCTGAAGCCCGAGATGGCCGCCCGCGAGGTCACCGACCACGCCGTCGCCGCCATCGAAACGCGCCAGTACTCGCTGATTGTGATCAACTACGCCAACCCGGACATGGTGGGCCATACCGGCAACTTCGACGCTACGGTTAAGGCGGTCGAGACGGTGGACGCCTGTATCGGCCGCCTGGTGGAGGCGTGCGTGCGCGCCGGGGGCACAATGCTGCTCACCGCCGACCACGGCAACGCCGAACTGATGTGGGACGAACAGGGCAATCCCTGGACCGCCCACACCACCAACCCGGTGCCGTTTATTTTGATCGAGAGCGAGGGTCTTAAAATTCCCGGTTGGGGAACGGACGTGCAGTTGCGCGCCGGGGGCAGCCTCGGCGACATTGCCCCGACGATCCTCGAAATTTTGGGCCTCCCGCAGCCCGCCGAGATGACCGGCCGCTCGCTGTTGGGCGAAAGTGAAATCGAGATCCGCACCCCCCGCAGCCCTCTGCGCGTGGGGCTGTGA
- a CDS encoding anthranilate synthase component I, with protein sequence MSMVAPTWHWLYLPLEGRTGSCLFERLFGEEAVAVLLESPQLSPRTARYSILAACPRRVLAPAVGEILPALRAWLAAARRQLPPPEWRGLPFRGGLVGWFGYDLAWEIERLPWLRNDPLPFPTAWWFEPAVFAVADHREDKLLLAVDNRSGLGPDRGSLAYWCKRLDRPILTDEEINSGALPRLTSRDRFLEAVHQVKEHIAAGDIFQCNLSLRFELDWEGNGWRLYRRLVGLNPSPFACYWRTPFGEIVSCSPERLLEVRGEALSTRPIAGTRPRGFTAAADQRLESELLISPKERAEHIMLVDLERNDLGRVSQPGSVQVDELMVIERYSHVMHIVSNVVGRLQPGCDALDAVRAVYPGGTITGCPKVRCMEIIERLEPVRRSLFYGSAGYLDCTGDLDLNILIRTLLKSGSRIWGQVGAGIVADSDPQGEYLESLAKAKALWKALGDSR encoded by the coding sequence ATGTCGATGGTTGCCCCCACCTGGCACTGGCTGTACCTTCCCCTCGAAGGACGCACCGGCTCGTGCCTGTTTGAGCGCCTGTTCGGCGAGGAGGCGGTGGCGGTCCTGCTCGAAAGCCCCCAACTCTCGCCGCGTACCGCCCGCTACTCGATCTTGGCTGCCTGTCCGCGGCGCGTGCTTGCTCCCGCCGTCGGTGAGATTCTGCCCGCGCTGCGCGCTTGGCTTGCCGCCGCGCGGCGGCAGCTGCCGCCGCCCGAGTGGAGGGGGCTGCCCTTTCGCGGCGGGCTTGTGGGCTGGTTCGGCTACGACCTGGCCTGGGAAATCGAAAGGCTGCCGTGGCTGCGGAACGACCCCTTGCCTTTTCCGACGGCCTGGTGGTTTGAGCCGGCCGTCTTTGCCGTCGCCGATCATCGCGAGGATAAGCTTTTGCTCGCCGTCGACAATCGGTCGGGACTCGGTCCCGACCGGGGAAGCCTGGCGTACTGGTGCAAGCGGCTCGACAGACCGATTTTGACCGACGAGGAGATCAACAGTGGTGCGTTGCCGCGCCTGACGTCGCGCGACAGGTTTTTGGAGGCTGTCCATCAGGTCAAGGAGCACATTGCGGCCGGGGATATCTTTCAGTGCAACCTCTCGCTTCGCTTCGAACTCGACTGGGAAGGCAATGGCTGGCGGCTCTACCGACGGCTGGTCGGGCTCAATCCTTCGCCTTTCGCCTGTTACTGGCGCACGCCCTTCGGCGAAATCGTCAGCTGCTCGCCCGAGCGGCTTTTAGAAGTGCGCGGCGAAGCGCTGAGCACCCGCCCGATCGCGGGAACGCGCCCGCGCGGGTTCACCGCTGCCGCCGATCAACGCCTGGAAAGCGAACTGTTAATCAGTCCCAAGGAACGCGCCGAGCACATCATGCTGGTCGATCTCGAACGCAACGATCTCGGGCGGGTCTCACAACCGGGCAGCGTGCAGGTGGACGAACTGATGGTCATCGAGCGCTACTCCCACGTCATGCACATTGTCTCCAACGTCGTCGGCCGCCTGCAGCCCGGATGCGACGCCCTGGACGCGGTGCGCGCCGTCTATCCCGGCGGCACGATCACCGGCTGTCCGAAGGTGCGCTGCATGGAAATTATCGAGAGGCTCGAACCGGTGCGCCGCTCGCTTTTTTACGGCTCGGCGGGTTACCTCGACTGCACCGGTGACCTGGATCTCAACATTTTGATCCGCACGCTGCTCAAGTCCGGCTCCCGGATTTGGGGGCAAGTCGGGGCGGGCATCGTCGCCGATTCTGATCCCCAGGGCGAATACCTCGAATCGCTCGCCAAGGCCAAAGCCCTCTGGAAAGCCCTGGGAGACAGTCGATAA
- a CDS encoding 5-formyltetrahydrofolate cyclo-ligase: MNKADLRVQCLGRRRALSPEACERMSERIRAYLSGRLESTDRCILAYLPFRNEPDLRPLFADSRTWAVPRVAGTELTWHRYEPGRVGRGAMGPPEPEPDCEAVDPAGAAWVLVPVVACDRRGYRIGYGGGYYDRFLARYALPAIAVGYSEFVYEQVPTDPWDRPMGGIVTEAGFLWPEIAQPGA, from the coding sequence GTGAACAAAGCCGACCTGCGCGTCCAGTGCCTTGGAAGGCGCCGGGCGCTCAGCCCCGAAGCGTGCGAGCGGATGAGCGAGCGCATCCGCGCCTATCTAAGCGGCCGACTCGAATCCACAGACCGGTGCATCCTCGCCTACCTGCCCTTTCGCAACGAACCGGACCTGCGGCCATTGTTCGCCGACAGCCGCACCTGGGCTGTGCCCCGGGTGGCGGGGACGGAACTCACCTGGCACCGCTATGAACCCGGCCGCGTCGGGCGCGGGGCCATGGGTCCGCCCGAACCGGAACCGGATTGCGAAGCGGTCGATCCTGCTGGAGCAGCCTGGGTGCTGGTGCCGGTGGTAGCCTGCGATCGGCGCGGCTACCGCATCGGGTACGGCGGCGGCTATTACGATCGTTTCCTCGCACGCTATGCGCTACCGGCCATCGCCGTGGGTTACAGCGAATTTGTCTATGAGCAAGTTCCCACCGACCCCTGGGATCGGCCGATGGGCGGGATTGTCACCGAGGCCGGCTTCCTGTGGCCCGAAATTGCGCAGCCGGGAGCGTGA
- a CDS encoding M14 family metallopeptidase: MLKPTRHALVALTLTLCTTPALAQTKISNLDSEVTSSSTKGSTAQSPAPLKVTTAKQHFGYNIGDDYFLANYDQTAVYWRKLDQESDRMRLVTIGKTAEGRPQLMAILTSPENHKKLGRYQEIARKLALAEGLNDSQAKALAAEGKAVIWIDGGLHATEVVGTHQLIETVYQMASATDEETKRILDDVILLAVHANPDGQQLVSDWYMRKAEPKERAFNDIPRLYQKYIGHDNNRDSFMNNMPETKNMSRVLFRQWFPQIMYNHHQTGPVGTILFAPPFRDPFNYVYDPLIPMQLDLVGGAMHTRFAAEGKPGSTMVDGAGFSTWWNGGLRTTVYFHNMIGLLSEINGSPTPIEIPFVPDRQLPSASLPYPIPPQKVWRFRQSIDYSLSANKAVLDLASKYRKDFLYNIYQMGRNAIAKGSRDHWTTYPKRLAMVKAAIAKEMPPEETPELSGVGAGYFSKGYPDKYYQMMRTPELRDPRGYILPADQTDFLTATKFVNALIESGITVQKATAPFQAGGKTYPVGSYVIKTAQAFRPHVLDMFEPQDHPNDFAYPGGPPKPPYDNAGWTLAYQMGIQYDRILESFDGPFAKIADVLAPPPGQITGAAGAAGFLLDHRVNDAFVAVNRLLAAGEDVYWLQAPLAASGKTYPAGTFYIPAQPSVLPMLAEMAQKVGLVFEGTPSKPEGEAFKMKPLRIALWDRYGGSMPSGWVRWMFEQYQFPFEVVYPQQLDAGNLKSKYDAIVLVDGAVPMSDKAPVGREARFYKQPKAEEIPAEFRDRLGYVSVAKTVPQLRTYLEAGGTVIAVGSSTNLGYHLGLPIENALTEQTAEGKAKPLPPEKYYIPGSILQAKVDNTLPIAHGLPERVNVFFNNSPVFKMKPGAQGAGLQTVAVFDSDEPLRSGWAWGQRYLKGGVPIAQAPVGQGKLFLFGPEIVNRAQPHGTFKFLFNGLYYGTASSVQMAAEPGARSAGR; this comes from the coding sequence ATGCTGAAACCTACCCGCCACGCGCTCGTCGCGCTCACTTTGACGCTGTGTACCACACCGGCCCTTGCCCAGACCAAAATCAGCAATCTCGACTCGGAAGTCACCTCCAGTTCGACTAAAGGCAGCACCGCCCAGAGTCCCGCTCCGTTGAAAGTGACCACTGCCAAGCAACACTTCGGCTACAACATTGGGGACGACTACTTTCTGGCCAATTACGATCAGACCGCGGTCTACTGGCGCAAACTCGACCAAGAATCCGACCGCATGCGACTGGTGACGATCGGCAAGACCGCCGAAGGCCGCCCGCAGTTGATGGCGATCCTCACCTCGCCCGAGAACCACAAAAAACTGGGCCGCTACCAAGAGATCGCCCGCAAACTTGCCCTGGCCGAGGGCCTGAACGATTCCCAGGCAAAGGCCCTGGCCGCCGAGGGCAAAGCGGTGATCTGGATAGACGGCGGCCTGCATGCCACCGAGGTGGTGGGCACCCACCAGCTCATCGAAACGGTCTATCAGATGGCAAGCGCCACCGACGAGGAGACCAAGCGCATTCTGGACGATGTGATCTTGCTGGCCGTGCACGCCAACCCGGACGGTCAGCAACTGGTCTCCGATTGGTACATGCGCAAAGCGGAACCGAAGGAGCGGGCCTTCAACGACATTCCGCGGCTCTACCAAAAATACATCGGCCACGACAACAACCGCGACTCGTTCATGAACAACATGCCGGAGACCAAGAACATGAGCCGGGTGCTCTTTCGGCAATGGTTTCCACAGATCATGTACAACCACCACCAGACCGGGCCGGTGGGGACGATCCTCTTTGCGCCGCCTTTTCGCGACCCGTTCAACTACGTCTACGACCCGCTCATTCCGATGCAGCTCGACCTAGTGGGCGGAGCGATGCACACGCGCTTCGCCGCCGAAGGCAAACCCGGCTCGACGATGGTCGACGGCGCGGGCTTCTCGACCTGGTGGAACGGGGGTCTGCGCACCACGGTCTACTTCCACAACATGATCGGCTTGCTGAGCGAAATTAACGGCAGCCCGACCCCGATTGAAATTCCCTTTGTGCCCGACCGGCAGTTGCCCAGCGCCAGCCTGCCCTACCCAATCCCGCCCCAAAAAGTCTGGCGCTTCCGCCAGTCGATCGATTACTCGCTGAGCGCCAACAAAGCTGTCCTCGACCTGGCCTCCAAGTACCGCAAGGATTTTTTGTACAACATTTATCAGATGGGCCGCAATGCGATCGCCAAGGGCAGCCGCGATCACTGGACGACCTATCCCAAGCGCCTGGCGATGGTCAAAGCGGCAATCGCCAAGGAGATGCCCCCGGAGGAGACGCCGGAATTGAGCGGCGTCGGGGCCGGCTACTTCAGCAAGGGCTACCCCGACAAGTACTACCAGATGATGCGCACCCCCGAGTTGCGCGACCCGAGAGGCTACATCCTTCCCGCCGACCAGACCGACTTTTTGACGGCCACCAAGTTCGTCAATGCCCTGATCGAATCGGGAATCACCGTCCAGAAGGCGACTGCCCCGTTTCAGGCCGGCGGCAAAACCTACCCGGTGGGCTCCTACGTGATCAAGACGGCCCAGGCGTTCAGGCCCCACGTCCTCGACATGTTCGAGCCTCAGGATCACCCGAACGACTTTGCTTACCCGGGTGGTCCCCCCAAGCCGCCCTACGACAACGCCGGCTGGACTCTGGCCTACCAGATGGGCATCCAGTACGACCGCATCTTGGAAAGTTTCGACGGCCCGTTTGCCAAAATTGCGGATGTGCTGGCCCCACCCCCCGGCCAGATCACCGGGGCGGCGGGGGCGGCAGGATTTTTGCTCGATCACCGCGTCAACGACGCCTTCGTGGCGGTCAACCGCCTATTGGCCGCGGGAGAAGACGTCTACTGGCTTCAAGCACCGCTGGCCGCGTCGGGCAAGACCTACCCGGCCGGGACGTTTTACATCCCCGCGCAGCCTTCGGTGCTGCCGATGCTCGCCGAGATGGCCCAGAAGGTGGGTCTGGTCTTCGAGGGCACCCCGAGCAAACCGGAAGGCGAAGCCTTCAAGATGAAACCCCTGCGCATCGCGCTGTGGGATCGCTACGGCGGTTCGATGCCCTCCGGCTGGGTGCGCTGGATGTTCGAGCAGTACCAGTTTCCCTTCGAAGTGGTCTATCCGCAGCAACTCGACGCCGGCAACTTGAAGAGCAAGTACGACGCCATCGTCCTCGTGGACGGCGCTGTCCCGATGAGCGACAAAGCCCCGGTCGGCCGCGAGGCCCGCTTTTATAAACAGCCCAAAGCCGAGGAGATTCCCGCCGAGTTTCGCGATCGGCTGGGTTATGTCTCGGTGGCCAAGACCGTGCCGCAGCTGCGCACCTATCTGGAGGCAGGCGGCACGGTGATCGCCGTCGGCAGTTCCACCAACCTCGGCTATCACCTGGGTCTGCCCATCGAGAACGCCCTGACAGAGCAGACGGCCGAGGGCAAAGCCAAACCGCTCCCGCCCGAGAAATATTACATTCCGGGGTCGATTCTGCAGGCGAAGGTGGACAACACCCTACCCATTGCCCACGGTCTGCCCGAGCGGGTGAACGTCTTCTTCAACAACAGCCCCGTCTTCAAGATGAAGCCGGGGGCGCAGGGTGCGGGTCTGCAGACGGTGGCGGTCTTCGACAGCGACGAACCTTTGCGCAGCGGCTGGGCCTGGGGCCAGCGGTACCTCAAAGGCGGCGTCCCGATCGCCCAGGCGCCGGTGGGCCAGGGCAAGCTGTTCTTGTTCGGCCCCGAGATCGTCAACCGCGCCCAGCCCCACGGCACGTTCAAGTTCCTCTTCAACGGCCTGTACTACGGCACGGCCAGTTCCGTACAGATGGCCGCCGAACCGGGCGCGCGCAGCGCCGGCCGCTAA
- a CDS encoding efflux RND transporter permease subunit, with protein MQTQLFWETNGGLLILTSLFVPPMGWNLSAWSIRNPIPTIVLFLVLTIAGCGLGPVARTRHRHLYI; from the coding sequence ATGCAAACGCAACTTTTCTGGGAAACGAACGGCGGTTTACTAATCTTGACGTCGCTTTTCGTGCCCCCCATGGGTTGGAATCTTTCCGCCTGGTCCATCCGCAACCCGATCCCCACGATCGTGCTGTTTTTGGTGCTGACGATCGCCGGGTGCGGACTAGGTCCAGTTGCCCGCACCCGGCATCGGCACCTGTATATTTAA